The following are encoded together in the Argopecten irradians isolate NY chromosome 5, Ai_NY, whole genome shotgun sequence genome:
- the LOC138324427 gene encoding uncharacterized protein translates to MSPQMFLALYKSLIRPLVEYATPVSSPHLVRDMTVIENVQRRTTKRIPCLKHLPYQDHLKSLSLPTLQYRRERADIIQTYKILNHLDILNVDSLFDEIGRISTRGHSRKLYKRQFRLGKSGHFFSNRVINIWNSLPEEVVCSPSLNTFKSRLNKYWKNHPAKFQPSF, encoded by the coding sequence ATGAGCCCTCAAATGTTCCTGGCATTGTACAAATCACTTATTCGTCCACTTGTGGAATACGCAACACCAGTATCCTCACCACACCTGGTCAGAGACATGACCGTCATTGAAAACGTGCAAAGACGAACAACAAAAAGGATACCGTGTTTAAAACATCTACCCTACCAAGATCACTTAAAGAGTCTGAGTCTGCCAACACTTCAATATCGTAGAGAACGAGCAGATATCATCCAAACCTACAAAATTCTAAATCATTTGGACATACTGAACGTTGACTCACTGTTCGATGAAATTGGACGAATTTCAACAAGGGGGCACTCCAGAAAACTATATAAAAGGCAATTTAGACTGGGAAAATCAGGCCACTTCTTCAGCAACAGAGTTATCAACATCTGGAATTCTCTACCAGAGGAAGTGGTGTGTTCACCATCTCTTAACACCTTCAAGTCAAGACTCAATAAGTACTGGAAAAACCACCCAGCAAAATTTCAACCATCTTTCtga
- the LOC138323918 gene encoding uncharacterized protein isoform X2, translating to MDYSKIFVEIIIFMLLPQGVYCYDRALLGIIASSVVAGVFFILIVVMAIMVTIWEDIEIAKGKVKIPRHRYNRFRVHTPDSSIAPDHSIEMTGIPMWAGVPQPTWREAESLPLPSDHSHADDQIEREFYFTQRMSSGSQQDPAVVISESSEDQSHQTGYEHHASSKRTSGSTNRYSASTSRNSGSAHRVSGATTTTTLPSSSRNSHGATRLSHSNLTRAHSEVLLVPANEMTMDSRRTDAGSMATLERIATLDRMTDTTEKVTSF from the exons GTGTGTATTGTTATGACAGGGCACTGCTGGGGATCATCGCATCATCTGTAGTAGCCGGTGTTTTCTTCATCCTAATCGTTGTCATGGCAATCATGGTCACTATATG GGAGGACATTGAGATTGCAAAAGGAAAAGTGAAGATACCCCGACACAGATATAACCGTTTCCGAGTCCACACTCCGGACAGTTCTATCGCCCCTGACCACTCCATAGAGATGACCGGTATACCCATGTGGGCCGGGGTACCGCAGCCCACGTGGAgag aGGCCGAATCCCTCCCATTACCAAG TGATCACAGTCACGCAGATGATCAGATC GAGAGAGAATTTTATTTCACACAAAGAATGTCTAGTGGATCACAACAAGACCCGGCCGTAGTTATATCAGAATCCAGCGAGGACCAGAGCCATCAAACCGGATACGAGCATCACGCATCCTCAAAACGAACTTCCGGTTCAACGAATAGATATTCTGCGTCAACAAGTCGAAATTCCGGGTCTGCGCACAGAGTGTCTGGTGCTACCACAACTACAACACTGCCTTCTAGTTCCAGAAATAGTCACGGGGCAACAAGATTGTCGCATTCAAATCTGACGCGTGCCCATTCAGAGGTTCTCTTAGTTCCGGCAAATGAAATGACCATGGACAGCCGTCGCACCGACGCTGGATCCATGGCAACACTGGAGCGGATTGCAACCCTAGATCGTATGACAGATACCACCGAGAAAG TTACGTCATTCTGA
- the LOC138323918 gene encoding serine-rich adhesin for platelets-like isoform X3, with product MAIMVTIWEDIEIAKGKVKIPRHRYNRFRVHTPDSSIAPDHSIEMTGIPMWAGVPQPTWREAESLPLPSDHSHADDQIEREFYFTQRMSSGSQQDPAVVISESSEDQSHQTGYEHHASSKRTSGSTNRYSASTSRNSGSAHRVSGATTTTTLPSSSRNSHGATRLSHSNLTRAHSEVLLVPANEMTMDSRRTDAGSMATLERIATLDRMTDTTEKVTSF from the exons ATGGCAATCATGGTCACTATATG GGAGGACATTGAGATTGCAAAAGGAAAAGTGAAGATACCCCGACACAGATATAACCGTTTCCGAGTCCACACTCCGGACAGTTCTATCGCCCCTGACCACTCCATAGAGATGACCGGTATACCCATGTGGGCCGGGGTACCGCAGCCCACGTGGAgag aGGCCGAATCCCTCCCATTACCAAG TGATCACAGTCACGCAGATGATCAGATC GAGAGAGAATTTTATTTCACACAAAGAATGTCTAGTGGATCACAACAAGACCCGGCCGTAGTTATATCAGAATCCAGCGAGGACCAGAGCCATCAAACCGGATACGAGCATCACGCATCCTCAAAACGAACTTCCGGTTCAACGAATAGATATTCTGCGTCAACAAGTCGAAATTCCGGGTCTGCGCACAGAGTGTCTGGTGCTACCACAACTACAACACTGCCTTCTAGTTCCAGAAATAGTCACGGGGCAACAAGATTGTCGCATTCAAATCTGACGCGTGCCCATTCAGAGGTTCTCTTAGTTCCGGCAAATGAAATGACCATGGACAGCCGTCGCACCGACGCTGGATCCATGGCAACACTGGAGCGGATTGCAACCCTAGATCGTATGACAGATACCACCGAGAAAG TTACGTCATTCTGA
- the LOC138323918 gene encoding uncharacterized protein isoform X1, with protein sequence MDYSKIFVEIIIFMLLPQGVYCYDRALLGIIASSVVAGVFFILIVVMAIMVTIWEDIEIAKGKVKIPRHRYNRFRVHTPDSSIAPDHSIEMTGIPMWAGVPQPTWREAESLPLPSDHSHADDQIEREFYFTQRMSSGSQQDPAVVISESSEDQSHQTGYEHHASSKRTSGSTNRYSASTSRNSGSAHRVSGATTTTTLPSSSRNSHGATRLSHSNLTRAHSEVLLVPANEMTMDSRRTDAGSMATLERIATLDRMTDTTEKGNTFL encoded by the exons GTGTGTATTGTTATGACAGGGCACTGCTGGGGATCATCGCATCATCTGTAGTAGCCGGTGTTTTCTTCATCCTAATCGTTGTCATGGCAATCATGGTCACTATATG GGAGGACATTGAGATTGCAAAAGGAAAAGTGAAGATACCCCGACACAGATATAACCGTTTCCGAGTCCACACTCCGGACAGTTCTATCGCCCCTGACCACTCCATAGAGATGACCGGTATACCCATGTGGGCCGGGGTACCGCAGCCCACGTGGAgag aGGCCGAATCCCTCCCATTACCAAG TGATCACAGTCACGCAGATGATCAGATC GAGAGAGAATTTTATTTCACACAAAGAATGTCTAGTGGATCACAACAAGACCCGGCCGTAGTTATATCAGAATCCAGCGAGGACCAGAGCCATCAAACCGGATACGAGCATCACGCATCCTCAAAACGAACTTCCGGTTCAACGAATAGATATTCTGCGTCAACAAGTCGAAATTCCGGGTCTGCGCACAGAGTGTCTGGTGCTACCACAACTACAACACTGCCTTCTAGTTCCAGAAATAGTCACGGGGCAACAAGATTGTCGCATTCAAATCTGACGCGTGCCCATTCAGAGGTTCTCTTAGTTCCGGCAAATGAAATGACCATGGACAGCCGTCGCACCGACGCTGGATCCATGGCAACACTGGAGCGGATTGCAACCCTAGATCGTATGACAGATACCACCGAGAAAGGTAATACGTTCTTGTGA
- the LOC138323917 gene encoding spermine oxidase-like, giving the protein MSERAQHHQVLVLGAGIAGVAATHFLKENGVTDVVILEASHRIGGRINTVEFGKTSTGDKALVELGANWIHGRAHNPVYHRALESGLLEPLVLLDRMDGYYYTEEGRCLSKELGEKLWRQFNAFEKETGIYFDQNIETSSTMAEYFTERLNDFIAQFSADDRSDLQLMANTMLNYLSFHIGDNLKFISLQYDGSYEDIPGGEVKIPKGFLEVVKTFTTDFDTDTVKFGTTVTNIDWDQSKQGLHPVKVSCSLVGGEEKTYTCDHLIVTCSLGVLKKAVKDVTLFRPQLPVDKQKSISRLGFGKVNKIFLYYEKPFWKPGCASVKLAWSSKYSDVDEKKEWYKRIFSFDEVMDNPSVLVAWISTSAAHHMEQLPEAEVSKTCTAILRQFLNNPDVPEPTSISRSTWCCNPLTLGSYSYINMDSTPADFNTIADPLFSKDGKPIVQFAGEATHPRWNSTTHGALDSARREADRLTKFFTNQKV; this is encoded by the exons ATGTCGGAGAGAGCCCAGCATCACCAGGTTCTGGTTCTGGGGGCAGGGATAGCCGGGGTGGCTGCCACTCACTTCCTCAAAGAAAATGGAGTTACAGATGTCGTTATTCTGGAGGCTAGCCACAG AATTGGCGGAAGGATAAACACGGTCGAATTTGGTAAAACGTCTACCGGCGACAAGGCTCTTGTGGAACTTGGTGCTAACTGGATTCATGGCAGGGCCCATAATCCTGTATACCATCGGGCACTGGAAAGTGGGCTACTCGAACCGCTTGTTCTTCTTGACAG GATGGATGGCTATTACTACACGGAGGAAGGCAGGTGCCTTAGCAAGGAGCTCGGAGAAAAGTTATGGCGTCAATTCAATGCATTTGAAAAAGAAACCGGAATTTATTTCGATCAGAACATCGAGACTAGCTCTACCATGGCCGAATATTTCACAGAACGCCTTAATGACTTTATTGCGCAGTTTTCAGCAGACGACAGATCAGATCTTCAATTAATGGCTAATACTATGCTGAACTATCTGAGTTTTCATATTGGGGACAATCTGAAGTTTATATCGCTACAGTATGACGGGTCATATGAAGACATACCCGGAGGAGAGGTCAAAATCCCGAAAGGTTTCTTGGAGGTCGTTAAAACTTTCACTACAGATTTTGACACAGACACTGTTAAATTTGGAACAACAGTGACAAACATTGACTGGGACCAATCAAAACAAGGGTTACATCCTGTGAAAGTATCCTGTAGTCTGGTTGGCGGAGAGGAGAAAacatacacatgtgatcatttGATAGTCACGTGTTCCCTCGGGGTGCTGAAGAAAGCAGTAAAAGACGTAACATTGTTTAGACCACAACTTCCTGTGGATAAACAGAAGTCAATAAGCAGATTGGGATTTGGAAAAGTGAACAAGATATTCTTGTATTACGAGAAGCCGTTTTGGAAACCCGGTTGCGCGAGCGTAAAACTTGCATGGTCCAGTAAATATTCTGATGTTGACGAGAAGAAGGAATGGTACAAACGTATATTTAGTTTTGACGAGGTGATGGACAACCCGTCAGTTCTGGTAGCTTGGATCAGTACCAGTGCTGCGCATCATATGGAGCAACTTCCGGAAGCGGAAGTAAGTAAGACATGCACCGCCATCTTGCGTCAGTTCCTGAATAACCCGGACGTACCCGAGCCTACCAGTATATCGAGGAGTACTTGGTGCTGTAATCCGCTCACACTGGGATCCTACTCATACATAAACATGGACTCAACTCCGGCAGATTTCAACACGATCGCGGATCCACTATTTAGCAAGGATGGGAAACCGATTGTTCAATTTGCAGGAGAAGCAACTCATCCAAGATGGAATTCCACAACACATGGCGCTCTCGACTCCGCCAGAAGGGAAGCTGATCGACTTACGAAGTTTTTTACAAATCAAAAAGTATAA